GCCACTCTGCACATCCACCCGTACAGCGGAATTTTCAGCCTCAAATCGCTTGCCGATTTCAGTCACTAGGGGGGCAACTGTGCTGGAGCCTGTTAATACTAGCTTGCCTTGTAACTTATCCGTCGATTGTGTTGACGCCGTTGGAGGATTGGTACAGGATTGCAACCCGATACAAGCCGCCAAACCCAGAGAAAGCGGTGCCAGTCTTCGTAAGTTTTTCATACATAAGTGATGCACTGAAATTATCCTGTCGAAATCAGTCAAAAGAGAGGAGGCAGCAACCAAGGTCAATTGCCCTATCAGGGGAGGATGAGGAAGGGGTTGGGGGAGAGGTATCCCTTGCAGTATTGAGACGAGTGGTGTCTGGCAGAACTCTCAGCTTGCGGGCACAAAAAGACTGGGGTAACTCGCTTTTCTGGCTCATGACTCATCGTCTGCATGGATTGAACCGTAATTCATATGAAATTATATTCATGTTTTTACTAAAAAAACCGCAACCTAACGTTGAGGAACTCTCCCTAAACGGGGAGACATTCCGTTCATAGGTATACCAGGGTAGCCTTAGAATATCTTCGCGTACCGTAACTGGTACAGTCTGAGCTGATACTGAGACAGGGGTGTGGAGTGTGTCTGACTCCTCACTGGCAAAGCAACTGCCCAATTAGCTGTGCCAAGCGAGGCGAGGAGAGCTGCGATCGCCAGGAGCAAAAATCTAAGTTTCATCATTAATCTCTGAAGAGATTTTCAGTCTATACTCTCTAGGAAATTTAGTTATAAAAGACAATATGGCGATCGCTCCTGCTTGGGTCAGTCATCTGAAATGAGATTTGAGCAAGCTTGGATAGGAATTCTCTTAACCCAGTGAGCCACTTGCACCAGAACGTGGAATACACGACTTGACATAATTTAAGTCAAGCTTTTACAAAGCTTAATTTTATTAGTGTATGGCTACAATCCTTTTCTGGAATATCAAAAGAAAGCGATTATTTGAAGAGATTATATCTCTTTGTGATGAACATGAAGTTGATATTTTGATTTTAGCGGAAGCAAAACCAAAGATATCAGATGCAGAGGTAGTGATAGCATTGAATTCAGGCCGTGAAAATGTATACATTGCACCGTTTAATCCGTCTCCACGTTTATCATTCTTTTTTCGATATCCGGCTGAATCAATTGGACTCGTAGCTGATGAAGGAGGTATCGCGATTAGAAGGATATCTCCACCGATTGGAATTGATATACTTTTAGTGGCGCTTCATCTACCTAGTAAGCTTCATATGAAGGAAGCCAATCAAATGTCCTATGCAGTGGACGTATCTGCCCTGATTCAAGAGGCTGAGAGTAAAGTGGGACATACTAGAACCTTAGTAATTGGCGACCTAAATATGAACCCGTTTGAACCAGGGATTGTTAGCGCAAATGGATTTCATGCTGTGATGGCTCAAACTATTGCTCGAAAGGGTAGTCGAAGAGTGCAGGGAAAAGACAGGCAGTACTTTTACAATCCAATGTGGGGACGAATGGGCGACTCTTCTGGAGGGCCCCCCGGAACATATTACTATGCTGATTCATACATCAGTTACTTTTGGAATACATTTGATCAAGTGCTTCTCAGACCCGCTCTACTGGATTTCTTTTCACAGGCTGATTTAAAAGTTATTTCCCAAATTGGAGATAATAATTTAATGACGGAAAACGGTATTTCTTCTTCTTACTCCGACCATCTACCAATAATAGTTAAACTTCAAATTGAAAGGATGACCCAAAATGACTAATCAGAAAAATCTATGGGGTGAGTTACCAAAGCCTGAAACTATACGCACTCCTTATACTCTGCTAAAAGAGCAGGCATCGATACTTAGTGAAATAACGAATGGTTTGCTCATTGGTGAGGTTATTAACGATCAGAGAGATAAGTTTTTTGTTAATATTCTTAGAATAAAAGCACCCTCAATTAATAACTACACCTACTCGGTGGTACAGGTGCAATACCCAATCCAACTCTATCCTGTTTTTGTTAAAAATTTAACTTCTGATAAGTTTAATAACCTGGAAAAAAACCTAATGAATGCAGCGAATAATCCGTTAATAGGTTTTGTTGACCCTGGTGGGTTGCTTGTACAACAGGGGTACAATAAGTATTCCTCTGAGGAAGAATTTGAAAACGCTCTTGGTGAAATCTTATCATCTGAAGAAGTTAAACAAGTTATCTCAGCTTTACTAGCTCAAATTCATGCAGATATACCAAAGCAGTGATTGATGTTCAATCAAGTTAGAAGCGCTCATCTGTTTATTGTCAGTTTCAGTTAAAGGAAAGCAGGCAACAGCCAAGATCAATTGCCCTACCAACCTTTTTCTGCCAGACGGCGGGAGTCAAACTGTAAAGCACCGCCTTACCATCTCGTGTCGCCTCAACGAACCCCTCCTCGCGCAGAACTTTGAGATGGTGCGATAGCAGACTTTGCTCCACATCTAGAACAGCGTTCAACTCCCCAACATGTTTTGGCCCTTCCATCAGGATTTCCAAAACAGTTAAACGAGTGGTGTCTGCCAAAACTTTCAGTTTGCGGACACAAAACGACTGGGGTAACTCGCTTTTTGGGTTCATGGAGTACTGCCTGCATGAATTGAACCGCGATTGATATAAATATAATTTCATATCAATCGCCAAAAAAACACGCTTATACTCTCTTTTGCCGAATTAGCAGCAACCACCACCAACGTAGTGCCACGTTGAATCTGTAATGATCACATCTTCTGGTAGTGACTTCCCTAGGTTTGCGGCTGTCTTATCGCAGACAACGGCAGGTACACCACGCTGGAGAATGTGTCCTGCTGAGTCATCAAAAAATTCTTCGCTACCTTTGTAAATCGCCGTTTTTCCCGTGAAAATGCAGGCACCATCTTCAGGAATCGGGACTTTGAAGGCAACACAATCGAGACTTTCTAACAGCAAATCCTCGTCCAGATGGTAGGTGTGACGATCTAAGAGTCGGTAAGGACGACGAGTGCGAATTTCCACCTGACCAAAGCCAGCATCAATAATGCTTTGAGTATACTGCTCGTAAGTCAGAGCACCAGATAGACACATCGCCCTTAAGCGTTCATCTTGTTGCAAATGTGCTGGGATAGGACGAGTGGCAATGGGGTCGCTCATTTGCAAGCGTCCGCCCGGTTTTAAGACTCGGTAGGCTTCTTTTAACGCCTTAGTTAAATCATCCGGCTCAAAGATATTAAATAAACAATTTTGTGCCACGACATCCACACAGGCATCTGGCACAGGCAGGGCAAAGGCATCTCCATCGCGAATTTCGACGAAACTTGGGTCAAACCAGGGATTTTCTTGGGCAGCCAGTTCTAGGTTACGGGTAGCCGCTTCCCGCATGGCGCTGACCGGTTCAACAGCAATGACGCTACCAGGACGCCGGGAAAAATAGGCAAATTGCAAGGCTTCCAAGCCGCCGCCGACACCGACATACAGCACGGTTGGCTCGTTTGCGAGTTCAGCCGGATGAACCGTTGTGCCGCAGCCGTAGTTCATTTGCTGCATGGGTTCAGGAATTCTCAGTCCTGGCAGTCGCAGAGGGCTGCTTTGGACGCAACACAACCCGACTTGGGGCGTTTGGGCGACTTCACTGTAAAATTCGGCAGTTGTTTTAAGATAAGTCATGTGAATCCTCTGTTGAGCAAAGGCTTTAACAATACTGCAACTTTGGGTAAATGCCATACACCCAAATCAGTAAATTCCTTGCTTCAGCTTTGATGCTACTGAACAATGTGTTCTGCTGACTCGGATTACAGGTTTTTTCAAGATTTTTGAGAAATTATATCGAATTCGTTGGAATTGGTATCCTATTTTTTCAACGCAGAGAGCGCAGAGGAGGACGCAGAGGGACGCGGAGGTTTTTGAATAATTGGATACCAATGAAAATAATATTAAGCTCTGAAGAGGTTTGGAGTGAGGTTTTCCAAAGCCCGTGAACAGTCAACATTTAGATGGGTAATAAACAAGGATATTGTCGATTACCGACTGGCAATCATCTCATTCCTAACCAATCTTTAATCTCCTGAATCAGCCAGAGGCGCTCTACTGTCGCTAAAGGGTTAGTCGTATATTTTCGGCTACCGGTCTCAATCGTCACGCCCTTGGGTGCTGCTGTTCTCTTGATTTCCTCTTCACCAATTGCAATAATCCTTGACGTTTTAGCACGTCGCCACCAATAAGGAAAACCAAATAATTTTCGTCTAATTTCAAAATGGTTGCGATCAAAATACAAATAAGTTTGTGCAAAGGCAGGTAATATTACGGCACTCATCACCACTATCCCTAGGGCACCTATCACAGCAGTAAGCACCCACGGAGTGATTGTGTAAGAACTCCAGCTCCAAAATATGTTGAGGTAGTTCGGTAGATGAATTAAGAAAGGAACAATGAACCCAAGTAGGTAAAACGCTCTAAACGCTTTTTTCCCACGTCTAGGAATTCTAATCTCTAGCTGACTGGCAGACTTCTTCAGTTGAATCTGGCTACCCGTCGGCTTATGGCTGGTAATTGCAGGACTGAGCGTATGTTTATTTTTAAGTGCCTCTAAAGCTTGCTGAACTGTACTTATCCGTTCTGATAAACTAGGTTCTGTAAGTTTGCCAATCCAATTCACAAAACCGCGATCGAGGCTGACTCGATCGGCAAATTGAATGCGTGCATCGTGTTGCGGTAAATCAGCAGGAACAACACCTGTTAAAAGATGAATTAAGGTTGCGCCTAAAGCATACAAATCAGATGCAGGAACTGCTCGACCGCCGAATTGTTCCATGGGTACATAACCATAGGTTCCTACCACTGTAAAGGTTGCACCTTCTAGCACAGCTTGGTCTTGTACGGCTCCAAAATCAACCAGATAGACCCGTCCATCTTCGCCCCAAATTAGGTTACTCGGTTTGATATCTCGATGGATTACAGGAGGATTTTGTTCGTGCAGGTAGACCAAAATATTCAATACTTCAACAGCAATTTTTTCGACTTCTGTCTCAGAGAAGCGCTTACCTTCATTCAGTAATTGTTGAACAGAAGTACCTGGAATATAACTGTGTACCAAGCCAAACCAGGAAAATCTTGAACCGGGTTGGTGGTCGAGTACGAAGTAATTTCGATACTTAGGAATTCGGGGATGGTCTAGTTTTTGCAGAATTTGAGCCTCGCGCTCGAACAACTGGCATTCATGCAGGTGCATTTGCGGGTTGAGAGCTAACAGCTTCACCACAACCTGTTCTTGGGTGTGTGAAGCCAAATCGATTGCCAGCCAAGTTTGACGACTGGCATCCTGTCCTAATTTTTCCTTGAGTTGGTAGCGCTGAATGAGATTTTGTTCCGCTAAGCTCGCCTGTAATACCTGTCCCGCTTGTGGCATCGTCCAAGCCTCCCTAATTGCTGATCTTCAGTGGTATGTGAATCTCACGACTCTTGCTGTTTTATTGAAGTCCCAACCAGTTTTTGATTTCCTCCATTAACCAATAGCATTCTGTATGAGTGAGAGGGGGATCGAATCCACCGAATACATATTCTTGAACGCCAAGGGCGAGGGTTACTTCGGGAAATTTTCGGTTGAATAAACCATGATTCTCACTCTTAAAGACTTGGTCAATTGCTAAGGTAGAACCTCGATGTCGTCGCAAGCAAAAACCGAATAATCTCCACTCAATCTCAAAAGATTGATGGTTGAAATAAATAGTTGTTTCTCCAAAAGCAGGCAGCACCAGCCATCCTGCAAACAAAATTCCTAGTATCAACCAGCTTAAATACAACCAAACCTGGGACACCTGACCCAAGTTCATTAGCCGTGATGCCAAATTGACTAAAAACCAGCTCCAAAACCCCAGTCCAATCCCCACAGCTAGTTGTTTGGGGTGGGTTAATGCTCTGCGCCAGCGCACAGGAATTCTAATCTTGAGCTGAGTGGGGGATTTTTTGAGTTGAATCCGGCTATTAGAGGGCTTTGGATGAGTTATTGCAACACTAGCCATCTGATTTTCCAGCAACGCCTCAAGTGCTTGGTGTGCACTACTGAAGCGTTGCGAGAGATTGGGTTCAGTTAGCTTCTCAATCCAGCGGACAAAACCTGGATTGAGGCGAACTCTATCAGCAAACTGGATGCGACCCTTTTGCTGTGGCAAATCAGCCGGAGCAACGCCTGTGAGCAGATGAATTAGGGTGGCTCCAAGGGCATAAAGGTCAGAGGCGGGAGTGGCTCGACCTCCAAGCTGTTCTAAGGGTGCGTAGCCATAGGTTCCCACCACTGTAAATGTAGCTCCCTCTGCGGCTGCTCGATCTTGCACGGCTCCAAAGTCAACCAGATAAACTTCTCCTGTCCCCTCAGAGTCAGGGAAACCCCTCCCTTGGTAAGGGGGGGATTGAGGGGGGGTTCCCCAGATTAAGTTGCTGGGTTTGATATCGCGATGGAGTACAGGTGGACTCAAACCATGCAGATAAACCAGAATATTGAGGATGTTTTTTGCGATCGCATGAACTTCCGATTCGCTGAAGGTCTTGCCCAGAGTCAATAGTTCCTTTAGGG
The Microcoleus sp. AS-A8 genome window above contains:
- a CDS encoding endonuclease/exonuclease/phosphatase family protein yields the protein MATILFWNIKRKRLFEEIISLCDEHEVDILILAEAKPKISDAEVVIALNSGRENVYIAPFNPSPRLSFFFRYPAESIGLVADEGGIAIRRISPPIGIDILLVALHLPSKLHMKEANQMSYAVDVSALIQEAESKVGHTRTLVIGDLNMNPFEPGIVSANGFHAVMAQTIARKGSRRVQGKDRQYFYNPMWGRMGDSSGGPPGTYYYADSYISYFWNTFDQVLLRPALLDFFSQADLKVISQIGDNNLMTENGISSSYSDHLPIIVKLQIERMTQND
- a CDS encoding metalloregulator ArsR/SmtB family transcription factor, which encodes MNPKSELPQSFCVRKLKVLADTTRLTVLEILMEGPKHVGELNAVLDVEQSLLSHHLKVLREEGFVEATRDGKAVLYSLTPAVWQKKVGRAIDLGCCLLSFN
- the arsM gene encoding arsenosugar biosynthesis arsenite methyltransferase ArsM, whose translation is MTYLKTTAEFYSEVAQTPQVGLCCVQSSPLRLPGLRIPEPMQQMNYGCGTTVHPAELANEPTVLYVGVGGGLEALQFAYFSRRPGSVIAVEPVSAMREAATRNLELAAQENPWFDPSFVEIRDGDAFALPVPDACVDVVAQNCLFNIFEPDDLTKALKEAYRVLKPGGRLQMSDPIATRPIPAHLQQDERLRAMCLSGALTYEQYTQSIIDAGFGQVEIRTRRPYRLLDRHTYHLDEDLLLESLDCVAFKVPIPEDGACIFTGKTAIYKGSEEFFDDSAGHILQRGVPAVVCDKTAANLGKSLPEDVIITDSTWHYVGGGCC
- a CDS encoding serine/threonine protein kinase is translated as MPQAGQVLQASLAEQNLIQRYQLKEKLGQDASRQTWLAIDLASHTQEQVVVKLLALNPQMHLHECQLFEREAQILQKLDHPRIPKYRNYFVLDHQPGSRFSWFGLVHSYIPGTSVQQLLNEGKRFSETEVEKIAVEVLNILVYLHEQNPPVIHRDIKPSNLIWGEDGRVYLVDFGAVQDQAVLEGATFTVVGTYGYVPMEQFGGRAVPASDLYALGATLIHLLTGVVPADLPQHDARIQFADRVSLDRGFVNWIGKLTEPSLSERISTVQQALEALKNKHTLSPAITSHKPTGSQIQLKKSASQLEIRIPRRGKKAFRAFYLLGFIVPFLIHLPNYLNIFWSWSSYTITPWVLTAVIGALGIVVMSAVILPAFAQTYLYFDRNHFEIRRKLFGFPYWWRRAKTSRIIAIGEEEIKRTAAPKGVTIETGSRKYTTNPLATVERLWLIQEIKDWLGMR
- a CDS encoding serine/threonine protein kinase translates to MVQTEQILQNRYQLRQTLGDNASCQTWLAQDIRIQQRVVVKLLTFSDQVQWDNLRLFEREAQVLKQLNHPQIPQYRDYFCIDDQMLWFGLVQQYIPGSSLKELLTLGKTFSESEVHAIAKNILNILVYLHGLSPPVLHRDIKPSNLIWGTPPQSPPYQGRGFPDSEGTGEVYLVDFGAVQDRAAAEGATFTVVGTYGYAPLEQLGGRATPASDLYALGATLIHLLTGVAPADLPQQKGRIQFADRVRLNPGFVRWIEKLTEPNLSQRFSSAHQALEALLENQMASVAITHPKPSNSRIQLKKSPTQLKIRIPVRWRRALTHPKQLAVGIGLGFWSWFLVNLASRLMNLGQVSQVWLYLSWLILGILFAGWLVLPAFGETTIYFNHQSFEIEWRLFGFCLRRHRGSTLAIDQVFKSENHGLFNRKFPEVTLALGVQEYVFGGFDPPLTHTECYWLMEEIKNWLGLQ